The Glycine soja cultivar W05 chromosome 15, ASM419377v2, whole genome shotgun sequence region tgatctcccatttttgtttcaatttcgcATTTAGTCTCatgataatttaattcacaaatttgatccttcatttttataaattccTACAATGTTGGTCAACGACGTCTCAATTGGACGTTGATCGTTATCCTCAAACACTATCACATGTCAACGTCTAATAGACACGTGAAATAATTTGCGATTTTTAACCTtagtagtaattttttttttactctcggAACTCcagctctctctctttctcgcTCTGGAACTTCCTCTCCTCCGCCAAAGCGTCGTCGTTTCCTCCCTCATTCTCTGCTTCTTCTTCCAACCATTGCTCTGTCTCGGAATCCGCTCTTTCCTGACTACCACAGACGACAGCGCATTCTTCCACTACATCGAGGCGTCGGAGTACCGAAACGGGGCAGGTTGCCCGTTTCGTCAACCTCCGCGGCTCCATCGTTGCAGTGCACTTCGTCCTCTGCCACTCCTCGTGCCCGGAAAACGTGTTCTTCCACTTCATCGTCGCCGAGTTCGACCCGGCAAGCCCACGGATCTTAACTCGACTCGTTTGCGACAACACATCCTCAGCTGCCAGATGAAGCAACAAGCAACCAACATGCACaagatctatttttttttttgttcagatctaaatattttttttttcaaatttgagtttcTCTGTTTCAAATCCGAGCTTTTCTCCCATGCACATTCTCATTTGAACTTCAATTGTTCATGGTTTTTGCAACCTTTGTGGCTATGTTTTGTGTTCATTGTTGTTCTTGTGTTCATAGCTGTTGGTGGGTATAAGGGTTAGGGGTCGCAAGCGGAATTGGTGAAGGTGGTTGTGATGCGTGCCGACGACGGTGGGTATGGGGTTAGAATGACTGTCCTGTTTTAGGGTTTCTTTGAGAGTAAAATCCTCAGCGTAACTgatgttttagggttttcattTAGGGTTAGGTTAAATCCTCGACATAAACAAATTTTTGCCACATCACAGCagggtaaaaaaaatcaagcctTTCGAGGGAACCTATTAGACGTTGATACGTGACAGTCAACGTCTGAAGCTAACAGTCAACGTCTAATTGAGACGTCCCGGACCAACATTGCAGAGATTTATAAAAATAGGaatcaaatttgtgaattaaattataagggggCCAAATGGGAAACTCGAACAAAAGGGTGcaattttgtctaaaaaaatGGATTTGGTCGTGATAataaattggttttttttagtGGGAAATAAATACTAGTATTGATTATAGACAAACGCTAACAAGTATCATTAGGGCACGatttaaataagtaaaagggaaaaaaatttatgatacaAAAGAATATGCtctcttctaatttttaaatgcaCTCTCACATCATTTACAATAAAaacttttctcttttaaatCCTTATACTTGTTATCAAGATCCCTATGCGTTTAAAGCAAGAGCTGAAACATTGCAAGCTATATCTGTCAAGGTCTAATTCATGGTCCAAATGACACATTTAGCAACATAATGTTAATTTAAGTAATCGtttcaaattttcttctttaaatcCTTTGAAATATGCGTTGGGTATATTCCAAAAGTTCAACTTCTCAAATGGAACAAAGTTCCACGTTACCTACGAGAAGATCCCTTTAAAATATGATTCAAATTTAGTGTTGATTAGGTTAATGCTAAATCTGATATAAACTACAATAATTATtatacatttattatatttaaaactatTGTCAACTAAGTTGAGTCTATATTGACTATAGATAAGATGGCCGAAAGATTATAAAGCATAAGTTTAGAGTtaaaaagttagaaattaattgaaaatatttgataaaattaactgttaaattctcaaataatataaaagagtatatttaatattttttacatttaaatttatttttaaaaacttttaattttaaaaaataggataataatttttaaattttttattataaaaaaatgataaagatttGGTGACTTTactcatattttttaaactcaacttttttttttatataaaaaacgtaaaattaaatgaaataaaatttattataattatgttgtttaaagttatttttgacatttaaatacttaattaataatattagtttaaaaaaagtgtttttctttataattttcttaaacatttattttttaatttatacaaaaataactTGGATATACAAGTCTCTCACTTGCATGACTATAAAATATGATACAAattagattatttatttaaaactaatcatatatatttgaaattctatttaaattaggtcatacaattaaaaaaacaaaataattcaacaaataattataaaattgataagaggagtttttcaaacaataaaaaaaagataaaaaggtttttaaattaaataaaaggataaaacaaaatttcaaataaactaaTGTATAAAattgagaacaaaaaaaattattagctaGTAAGCCAACTTATTCTTCATATATCAAAATAAGTTACTTGaggtaatttatgaaaaataaattattaaattaagctattaatattattttaagaagaattaaattcatttaacattaaaaatagaaagattTAATCAGttgaaaaaattaaggaatCAAAACCAcacataattcaaattttaagaagttaaaaaataattaatcttaatattattataactattcattcgattcaattttaaatcacCATCCCTTTAAAATCTCCTAAAACTACCTCCTGCtttagtttaaaaaagaaactaccaataaatttaaaaatatcttgaTAGATATCCAGATTTTAACTGTTCTGGATTTGTTTTGAGGGTGACAtcgaatcaaaataaaattgaaaacaaagaaacattATATATACTCCAAAAATAGTGAATGAACCTTCACGGAAACATTAAAATGACATTTAAATGATTCATCAACAATCATGAAATTGGAATTATCAAAACAagaacatctttcatataaAAACAGGAAATATGAATCCTAAACTAAACTCTAATAGTATAAACAGACTAACACTATGGTTAGGTATCAAgaatcttttcttttaataaaagaaagtcCATTCCAACAATAAGCAACAAAGAGTAAGTTAAATCTGATTCTTAAACCCTATTAGTAAAAGCAGAGACTAAAAccatatattaatattagtaaTCTATTCTTTCAATAAAAGAAGTTCCTTCCCGTGTTTCTTTAATGGTAAGAGTTCCTCCATGGATGCTTAACTTATGCCACAGACATTTTAATTGAGCTTTGTCACCTTCCAAAAGGCACTTAATTTGCTCAGGAGGGTTCAAACTCATCTTGTGTGCACGCTCCCAACGTTGTAATCTTGTCAATCCAAGGCAAGGTCCATACTTCATATTCATGTCAAACATCCGCAAAACATGTTCTTCTGAACTATAATCTTCTGtggagaaaaaattgaaaaataaacacTAATATAAAgtcaacaaataataataataataatagtaatcttgtatttgatttttcaaGGTTTCATTCCATGAGAGGATAATAAGATCAAATGAATGATTACAAATTAGAGCTATAGAGACCATTAATTACCGGGACATTTCTCAACAACTTTAGATTTCTTTCTTGATTTAGAAGACGACTTGTTAGTAGTACTTTTTCTCTGCCTGTAGAATCTCTTCATGTTTTCTCCCTCTTTCCctcttgaaaattttgaattttgggaACCTTCTATCTATTTGTCTCTGGGATTAGGAAGGTAATACGATATATTTATGTGAATGCAGGAGCAACAACCCTTGGAAAAAcagttataaatatttatttgaaaatggttataaatatttgtatatatttaaattttgaattattctaAGATATAAATCATCTATTGTTTTCGAAATACTACTCGAAGCAATCTATTAGcttctaactttttttatatatattttattcgttttttatccttaaaataattattaaatttccttattatcattttaaatataaaaaaaattatttgttattttttctcaCTCATTCCTCctacacattttttatattacactatctattttaatcattatactatttataatatttaatttattattttaacattatacttcataaaaatgacaatgataaatattaaatttattttctattattttttaataattttatattaaatgatttaactgtcaaaaaaaattagatgatttattttaattattacgttaattaatgtaatataaGTATAATGTCTACTTTTTTTGAAGTATAATGGTTACTTAAGTGTATATTTTTTCACTATATTTTAAActggattaaaatattttaaaatataatatacgaTTACTAATAGAAtacataatatgaaaaaattgtaaCAATTGAAGCTAAAAAtgcaatgaaaataatttttctataaataatattttcaagagtttaaaattaattaaaaattaaaattatatcacctccaaatatatttttatccataaaataaaactaaaatttatataaaatatcatataaatatgattattttttgttattttatatttttcaattatttttttagatagtTATTATTACTACTccctttctttatatatatatatatatatatatatatatatatatatatatatatatattatttgtttaagGTTTTTTCACTCCAACCAAggtaatcaataattttttatttgtgatgaAATTGTAAAACTTTTTCATATAGTATCTTGTCAATTTTCTCCCCCCACTTTATCAATTTCTATCTTTGAAGTAAAGTATCAATTCTTTAATATTCGATTTTATACTTGTATGATGCATgagtttgattaaattataaattttttaagttctAGTTAGTATTATTTGTATTTAGtatcatttaaaatatgtatgtgaataaataaatttattatttttaaaaaatatttagtatcatattaaataaaattatattaaaattaagaaaaaataaattgtatttttaattaaacataatttacGACGAATTGAACAACAACATGAAGTTGCTTCAAAATGAACAATCAATTGTTGTCCACAATGATTGTTGAGCAACAAAACTTATAAGATGCAATCATGGTTAGCGCATATTCAAATACTAGaggattattttttctttatggtTATGGAGGGATAGGTAAAACTTTTCTTTAGAGAGCTATTTTTGCAGCACTTATGTCTAAAGGGGAAATTGTTTTAACGGTTGCATCTAGCAAAATAACAACTTTGTTGATTCCAGGTAGAAgaacaactaattttatatttgatattccAATCAATGTTAATAAAGATTATGCTTGTGTCACAAAGCAAGTTAGTCCTTTGGTTGAGTTAATATCAATGACCAAACTCATAATTTGAGATGAAACTCCTAGGACTCATAATTGTTTTGAAGTTGTTGATAGAACTTTCAAGGATATATTAAGATTTTCTAATaggaaaaaatcatatattccATTTAGAGTAAAAGTTGTAGTTTTGGGAGGAAATTGTAGACAAATACTTCCTATCATACTAAAGGGAACAAAACAATATGTTGTTCATGcaagtattaattttttgtatcttTGGTCTTTATGTAAAGGTCTGACCTTACTAAAAAATATGAGACTTCAATCTAGAATTTCAAGTGAAGATGTTACTCAGctaaaacaattttcaaattgGGTATTGAGTATTGAAAATGATACAATTGATGAAATTAATGATGAAAATACTACCATTAACATACCATTTGAGATATTTTCAACAACACATACCCATTAACACTATTTATGAGTTGAATGAATACATTATGTTATTGATTCCAGGTGAAGTCAAAACTTACTTAAGTTTGAATGCCCTATGTTCAATCAATGAAAATGTGAATAGACTCATGTTATACATTCTCTtgagttttttaatataattgttgCATTTGGACTTTCCAACCATAAATTAAAGCTTAAAATTGATCTTCCCATGATGCTATTAAGAAATATAGaccaatcttttgatttttataatgacACTAGCCTCATTGTCACGTAAACGGTAAATCATGTTTTGGAAGCAAAAGTCATTTCAACCTTGGAGAAGAGATTTTTATTCCAAGATTAATATTGATTTCACATGATCTTATAATTCCATTTCAGTTTTAGTATAAACAATTTTCTGTAATTGTTTCCTTAAATGACAATCAACAAAAGTCAAGGACAATgactaaaaaaagttaaaatttatcttCCAATACCAATTTTTTCACATGGATAATTGtatgaaaatatataagattacaacatgtgaaagataaaatattcttatatataataaatatgaagaTAATTCAAATACTACTTCAATATAtattacaattttatatttatttcttattttgtgtaacttttaacattaatttatgGGTTTAAATTCACAGGAAAATATAATATGACATTAAAGCTTAAACATATTTCCTATCAAAAACATACTATAAcgagtttttcatttttgttaaaatttaaaatatactttatttaatattcttgtatataaaataatatgttattgaattattattattatgtttattttctttcataaagTGTTTCGAACatgtaaagaataataaaataattacatatctATTTCAACAATTCAAATACATTTATAACACTTTGTAACTACAATTATTACTTAGTTAACATTAAtacatgttatattatttttcatggtttTACTTATTAGTTGGAATTATTTTTCCATTGTTTTACTTATTATATGTTAAAACAaacaattgaataaaaaaacttgatttttttaacgTCAAGaaactatattaattaatacaaaatcATCTTACAATTACACAAATAAACTGTTTATTCTATGCATCGGgtcaaaaattagttttaattaaggctcataatttatttcttagtcTTAGTTAAGgcgataattttatttatttatttatttatttctgttCCTTTTCATGTATCTGTTGAATGCACATGCTGTTGGGTCTCTGGTCCGGTTAGGGCATTTGGCGCGGGATGCAAACAAATCTGGGACCTTAAATCACCAATCCAATCCCAATCAATTCATTTTCCTCCAATTCCAATTAAggtttcttcctctttttcgttctctctctctcttttctcacTATTTCCTCGCCGATATCTCACAAATTCCGCTCTTAGGGTTTCGTAGAACAAACCAAAATTCAATTGTTTTAGGTCCGATTTTGGTATcggtattttctattttattttggatgAACAATTTTGATTAGGTTTTCTGTTGATGTTGAATTCCATAGTTTTGTTATTTGATTGGACAGTGGTTTGCATGTTTCTGTAGCTTCTGTTCCCTTAGTTCAAGTTAAGAATGGATTTGTGGGTTTTCTTTGCACGCTCCCGATCAGCTTCCTCCGTTGAATCTCTAGTTTTTGTGCTATGTGTGACCTTATAAACACATCCTTGAACTATCTGGTGTCTGGAATCAATGGATTAACAATGGAAGTAGTGAATTGAACAATTTTTAATAACATGAGTGGCGTGATTTGTACAGTTATTGGATTGTATGCTGTCATTAAAAATCAACTCAAGCCCAAAGTTGAAATTTTcttagatattttgattatgaaTCTTGAGTCAAGAATTTgtaaaattcaatatttaaaGGGATATAATTTAAAGTAATTGGAAGAGCTTCTAATGTGTTATGACTGCAAAATTTGTGATTGTGTATTTAGAGCTAAACTCAATGcttatttaatttactattgCTCGCCAGCTGAGAGTGTTTTTGATCTACACGCGATGGGTGCTCCGAAGCAGAAATGGACTGCAGAAGAGGAACAAGCACTTAAAGCTGGAGTTGTCAAGCACGGTGTTGGTAAATGGCGCACCATACTGAAGGATCCAGAGTTTAGTGGTGTCTTATACCTGCGGTCAAATGTGGATCTCAAGGTCTGGTTATCTTGGTAGTTGCGTTTGttgatgttttgttttgtgcaggttcattatttcattttccTTACATTGTAATGAATTAGTGTTGGTCCATCTATATTACTATGCATAACTTGTTTGTGTGGTTCTGATATGAGGTGTTGGATAGGATAAATGGAGAAATCTGAGCGTGATGGCAAATGGATGGAGCTCTAGGGAAAAATCTAGGTTATCAGTCAGAAGGGTGCATCAGGTCCCGAGACAGGATGAGAACTCCATGGCTATCACTCCTGTTGTTCCAAGTGACGAAGAGATTGTTGATGTTAAGCCTCTTCAAGTTTCTAGAGATATTGTGCATATTCCTGGTCCAAAGAGGTCTAATTTAAGGTTGGactctttgttttgtttgataTGGTATTATATCAGCTACCTGGTTTGCTGAAAAAGTGATTCTTCAGTGGTGCTATTTGCAATTGTTTCCCAGCAAGGAATTCTTACTGGTTACCAAGTGTTAAGATCATTGATCTAATTGCTGGCATGTTTGCcggatttcttttttttttcttgcatgcATCCTAAAAAGCTTTCATTTCCTTGAAATTCTGTCtgtctttgttgtttttttggtgtaattgatttatgtatatCTTGACAGTATATGTTTTTCCCTGTTTACTTTATACAGTTTGGATAAGCTTATAATGGAAGCAATCACTAGCTTGAAGGAGAATGGTGGTTCTAATAAGACAGCTATTGCAGCTTTTATAGAGGTATGAGGTGCTAAGCCTAAATTTTGTTTGTTCTGCTTTCCCCagataaattgataaaataataaaataaaattgtccaaTCTACATAAAATTTGCTTATGGAACCATAGAAGGCCTTTTAGTTTAGATTTGTAGGGATAAAATGTATGACTTTCTAAAAAGAAAAGCCCCTCAAGGTTAAAGTCAAAGAAAAGCATATAAGTGTTGAGAGATACATTAGTTGCCCTCCTATTGGTTTAAAAGTTCCAAGGTGGGGCGACCCACTGTTGTCAAGATCACGATGAAGATTGTAGGATTGCACAATCATATGATTTTCTCCCTTAATAGCATACTGAATTGGACATATGATCGGGAAAAAGTGAGATAGCAGCGAGATTGTGATCTTCCTTGTGTAATTGAGGGATTGCTGTGCCATTCTGATCTTGGAGATTGTTTCTCTGGGTCGGGTTTCACAACCCAGTTCATCTAGAGCTTAGAGACTTCAACCTGTTTAGAAACCCTAAAATCGTTTTTTCCATATCCCTCTGTCTTCTTCTGCCTCTCATTTGCACAACTCTCTTCTCCGGTTCAAATCCTATCTCTCAATCTCAGGCTCTAAGCTATATCATTGTTGCGCTTTGTCTacctcatcttcttcatctcCTCTTTTCTAGTTGGGCTGCTGGGATTCTGTTTTTCCTTCTGTGATGGTTGTAGTTCTTCCTTGGACATTTGTTGTGCTGGCTGTGCTGGGACATTTTTCTTCTTCCGCCTCTGTTCTTTCTCAGTTCATCTCTAGTTTTCTGAACAAAATATGTCCATGCACCTGATTGGAGATGCTTGTA contains the following coding sequences:
- the LOC114388352 gene encoding telomere repeat-binding factor 1-like isoform X1, whose amino-acid sequence is MYLLNAHAVGSLVRLGHLARDANKSGTLNHQSNPNQFIFLQFQLRFLPLFRSLSLFSHYFLADISQIPLLGFRRTNQNSIVLAESVFDLHAMGAPKQKWTAEEEQALKAGVVKHGVGKWRTILKDPEFSGVLYLRSNVDLKDKWRNLSVMANGWSSREKSRLSVRRVHQVPRQDENSMAITPVVPSDEEIVDVKPLQVSRDIVHIPGPKRSNLSLDKLIMEAITSLKENGGSNKTAIAAFIEDQYWALPGLKSMLSAKLKFLTASGKLIKVNRKYRIAPIAAYSDRRRNSSMLYLKGRQKASMKIDRDETNILTRSQIDLELEKIRSMTPQEAAAFAARAVAEAEAAIAEAEEAAKEAEAAEADAEAAQAFADATTKSAKGRKSPKRIHT
- the LOC114388352 gene encoding telomere repeat-binding factor 1-like isoform X2 produces the protein MGAPKQKWTAEEEQALKAGVVKHGVGKWRTILKDPEFSGVLYLRSNVDLKDKWRNLSVMANGWSSREKSRLSVRRVHQVPRQDENSMAITPVVPSDEEIVDVKPLQVSRDIVHIPGPKRSNLSLDKLIMEAITSLKENGGSNKTAIAAFIEDQYWALPGLKSMLSAKLKFLTASGKLIKVNRKYRIAPIAAYSDRRRNSSMLYLKGRQKASMKIDRDETNILTRSQIDLELEKIRSMTPQEAAAFAARAVAEAEAAIAEAEEAAKEAEAAEADAEAAQAFADATTKSAKGRKSPKRIHT